Genomic DNA from Porites lutea chromosome 4, jaPorLute2.1, whole genome shotgun sequence:
AAAGTTGggtataaaagaaaaataaaattatttgctTTTCTGTTATTTTGGGGCCATACCTTCTGACAACTTAAAATAATGTATGGATTGGTGACTTcacctttttttataaatttgagCCCTGACTATAATCAATGATGGTgataactaataataataacaataatgtatttgatttttatttttttcagatgttcctGTGAAGAAAGgttattattactatcactTTCCTTCGAAATCAGCttcaataaatattttgaaaatatgtatgccgattgtttgttcttttgtaatttgacacaatgaaaaaaatgcaagtCTTAGGATGCTTACCAAAAGTCAGAAATTATTGACCAGCcagaccagtcattttgaaaatgtgAGTTTTTGCTTAAAACCCATCTGCCATGCACACCATTTAGGAATGGACTGATTTGGCTTGACTCTGTTCAACAGAACTGGTCTGGCCATAAAGTTCTTACTAATGGAATGCACCCTtaggttttcaaagtttttcttcccagcaagaaaatcttgTTTACCTCGGAAATCCCTGTGATTTGGACCAAAGATCTTTTAAGCGGTTGGGGAACCCAAAGCCCTTTGCAAATCCACTCTGACAAAGCTCCAGCACTCATACATGTAACATCATCTTCTGAATGTCATGACCTTctagttatttttgtttctttatttcaaatggtATTTCTGTACTTCAGATACAACTGCAAGTCGTACCCAGCGACTGTtgtcattttgcaaagtgttgttacggaaagtagtataaaataataatgtaaaGTGAAAAATCACAAATGACTCTGCTGAGTGTTTTAGCCAGTAAGGTGTTCAAAAGGGGGTCAAAGAAAGTCGTGTTACTGAAGAAATCTTAGaccttgaaaactgtaaattatccttgaaaagtccttgaatttttacatttgtttgtcTGAAATTGTACGAACCATGTACAATGGAAGATGTACTTTATGATACTAAAATTTTGACTGTTGCCGACCACGTTACGTTGTGAGTTTCAATAACCCTTCAGCACCCAACTGAGATGACATATAGGCCTGTGTTCAGAGAGACATGTCGGTTATAAGATTTTCAAAAGATAAGTTGCCTTCCCAATACAAAATTAATGGAGACTTGCTCACAAGACTTCAAGTGAAATGTTTTATTGTAAGTACACAAAGCCTTACAAAATTTGCATGTTGTACTTGCTACTCCAAAAGTGGTCCTTTGTAGCTCAGTAAAAGATACAATGTACTATCcaagaaaatataaatattatcaCAAGGTTATGAtccatgattttttttaccaatGGAAATTTGAGCCTGTCATGTTCCTGCCAGTTCTTGAAGAATCCAGTCTAAGGAATTTGACTTCTCTCATTGCAATGATTGAGTTCTTGATGTGAAATTAAGAATCTACATTGCAATCTTGGAATTTCCAAAAGAAACAAACTAAAATCTGTGCCAGTTATAAAATTGACTTAAAAATCCCTTATGTTTATGAATTAAAATTCATAAGTGCACCtgtgaaattataaataaagCACCTGAAAGATAAAACTACCGAGTTCCTTACAGTTCTTGTTTCAAAATGAGCACCAAAATGTTTGACCAGGATAATTTCAAATCCTGCTGTTTGCAATATTGGGTCATTGGTCAGTTTGAACACAATCAAGCCTGTAATCTTCTTCTGGTACTCTGTTTGGCTGCACAAGTTTATTGTGTAAGCACAAAGGTCACAGTTTAAAAGTACAGTTAATAAACCACACTAGATTATAGTGGTGTTTTTTTATTGAGTAAGCATTGTATGTATCCCTTCTAGTGCTTCATCAAACTTGTCAGTAGAAAGAACTAAAACTGTTCTATAAGGTTTTAATTCTGAATCATCTGATGTCCATTTGCCTCCTACAAGAGTTTCATCAGAGCTTGTGCTGGCTTCAAAACTAAAAGATAGCTGACTTGCCTGTAAACAAGATGGAAAAGTCAAGAATGAGATTTTGAACACTTCTTTCTTTAAAAGTAGATTTGACCCTCATCTAAGATGGGGATTATGAACAGTCTATTTGCCACCTCGCTTACTATCTTAACTCTGGTTACAGGGTGTTTTAAGTGAGCTCTTGATATAAAAGAAGAACAAATTAGTATGAAGAAAAGTACATGCAGTGAACAGGTTGCTGATTCAGAACTTCCAACACTACTTAATTATTGGCTAACTTATTGGCCAACTGGCCTCCCACGTTTAATATGGTTTGTATTTGCTTTagctagactttctcaaagcccaTTTCAAGTTTCTGCTGGTTAGGTGATCAGTTGAGCATTACTCACACCTTCAGCACTCATGCAGTctacttgtggcaagtctactTCTTTAGCCTGCTAATGCGCTTCTCTCCACCCAAAGGGAAGAGAAGTGAAGAAAGGATGTACGTCTGCATTTCAAGGCCGAGTTTCTCTTGAAATGGTTGAATTGAAGAAAATCTGATTTTAGCTCAGGCAATACTACTGAGTTTAATCTTCCATTTACTTATTCACAATTATTTATGTAATCCCTGGTGTCTGTGATAGGCATTCTGAAATATGTGCCAACataatatcaggggcacccaacgacaatgttcggaaaattatctgtttggaagacgatttgaggtctagaattttcggatcattttctgacaaatttcttgcttgcctgcctctcctaggatttttcgaacttcaaaaaaatcgtattattgcccatttttaacggatttttaccctaaaaacgtcacctagaattttcgggagccttttttctggctgaaattttcaaacaggtaaattttgatccctataattttcggatcactatactttcagctggaaatccaaacagataaaaaatttttaggggataaaaataagcctttatctaccgtttaaatactaaagtatgttcaacaatgctatgtttatgtggttttgaactatactctcgttgggtgcccctgataataTGACATCTTCACACATAAAGTTCTTGTAACTATAAATTTTGGGGGGCAGATTGGTCTGGGCATAACAGAAGAGCCGCCCAAGAAATATGTAGGTTGAAGCCAGCAGAATGACCTACAGTTGAGTCACGATAACTCAAACCCTTGCTAACTAGAACCTCACGCTAACTCAAACCAAAATCAATTTCCCTCATacttttactgtaattttatccatggtaactcaaaccctcaATAACTTgaaactcccgctaactcaaagtataatatttttgtttcccttcagatcatctCAATAATAATCTCTTTGCACATACAGATATTGTTATCTTGATAGTCGCCCTAATTGATTCTTACCTTAAGAAACATTTCATCTTCAACATTGATAAAATCCAGGGACTTTGTTGTCTCCTGAACTTTGGGCTTCTtagccttttttccttttttgtttgtttttgtttcgatATCTTTGTATGTCTTGCACAGTATTATGAAATAAGAAAGAGGTGTATCCTGACCCTAGaacattaataattattttattttgaggtaAGTAAAAAAGGATATGTAATATAGTGACACACTGGAGGTAACACAAAAAGGACAGAGTGTTTATTACATGGCTGACTATAATATTATTACACATGTAGGAGGGTCAAATGGGGTAAACACAGGACCTACAAAACATTGGCAACCCTTCCTTGACAACagcaaccccatttaaatcccagaaggttttttttaaagccaGAGCACTCGGTTCAAATTCactccaaccaaaaggagattaaGTACATCTCACCTTCCAGTATTAGAATCAGTGTTGAAACCTGCCTTCCCCAGTTACACTATTTACTCCATTTCTCTCCCGCCTTcccatccctgacattttaaGGGCCTCCCCAGAGCTTTGCGAGATTCTGCGATACACATATTTCTAGTTATATGGCTGAATCTGCGAGCAGGCAAGATGAAGTGAATCCTGCATTCTTTTCTGATAGGCTACCTGCGCAGCCACGATgggcccatcttgcccgctcaAGATTTCCTGCATTGGTCCCTTTTTGGCCAGATAATAAATCCTCTATTGACCAAGCCTATTAGGtcaagaacttggccaatatacagccatcttgacctcacgcttggtcaaaAACACATATATCtctcctttttattttaaagtgaTGTGTATGAAAGAGACAGGAATAGTATGGAGTTTGGTATCATCACAACCAAGAGAACTGTCTATGAAAGAGAGGCTTTTGTAATTTATTGTTTAGAGGGTCAAAAGAATTAGGTTTGGCTCTACTGTTGTAAACAGATGCATGATAAAGCACACATGTACTTGACAATGTATATACATGCAGTTGTATCCAAGGCTAAAAACACATACCTTTTTATGGACCTTCTTCAGTTCAgatctaagaaaacaaaaagtatcCATTAGATACCTGAACTCCAAACACTTAAATGTGAACTTGGATGGAAGCTAGTGCTATGAAAGTCTGAACAATCAGCAATGCAGTCAGCACTGGCTTAAAGAGATGAAATACAACAACCAAAGATGGTCAAaccacttttttgttaaccctttaagtcccagtggtgaccaacatcaattttctcctaacaatatccttagactgtcaagagattaggttatgagaattaataaaatgatcacctaagagaaatgTTTTggtcttttatcaaattctctcaacgcattctttaaggaaatgtatagagatcagtttggagaattcgtatgtggatattggggcttaaggGGTTAAACATTCTTTCCTAGCAGCTTCCTACCACTTCAACGTTGGAGAGAATGAGGTTACACTGGTAGGCCAACCAGCAAATTAGCATGATCCAAGGATCTGGCAACTcaaaatacttctttttaacAATCTTTGGAGGGAAATTTTGGGTTGACCTTAAACACCACTTTATCATCTTTTTATTTGTGATTAATAAAAGCATTCTTTACAGACTGACCACGTCCTTTACACAGACTAGAGAAAGAGTCATACCATTAGTTCATTCAACAGTATTTTTAGTTCAGTTACATGTAGTTTTTAATAATCTTAGTCATCCTTAAGCTGTCTCAAGTTACCCTGGGTGCGTGACTTTTCATGTAAGGTTTCTGGTTTTGGGCAAGTCTTTCTGGTGACCCACGCAAAAAGCCCCTGAGACCAGAGCGCTATCGCTTTGATAGcactaaggcccagttcagacacctaacttttcatgagccgcacCTAATTTGAATTAAGGCTGACCCATTttatttacataattataaaccggctgaattgattcagacgctgaCCTCAATTGCAGCTGAACTTCATGTAAGTTCGAAttcaaaaggcgaaaaatgctcatttgGGTCAAACTGCTTACGAAATACATTATAATattttatgcattaggttcggtacatgaaaagttcggcatctgaatcaaagccgttctaAAGTtgctccaaaggcgaaattcccagTCAGGCTAGGCAAAAAGAGCGGCTGAGccattccaaattgaaacaggtgTTCCTAATTGATGATTTCATGAACTTAATACAATGTATTAGgtttggctcatgaaaagtttggcgcctgaaccgggcctaagccAGTTGTAAGCACAGTTAAATCACTATGGTCCAGATTTTGGACACAATATCTGATTAGATCCTAATGACAACCTAAGGGACTTTGAATCGTACAGATGTTATAATTCATTGATAGACAAGAATAGTTGACAATGTACTGTGTTCTTGCGATGCTGAAAGTTTTGAAACAGTACTGACAGAACGTATCAgcaagaattaaaaaaaatgggcGACCACAAGGCAAACAACTGACAAGTCTTGTAGACTGGGAATAGAatattgttgtcgttacagctTTACTGACATTGCTGGACTGTGCGTGCGATTTAATCAAGTGAGATCAGCAAGTATCCAAAAAGTCCTattaataatgattttttttatccacCAAAGGTCTGTTGGCCTATGGCCAATACCGAAGCATCCAGCTGcacacgagaaaaaaaaaactctgctaCCTAGGGTATCACCCCCCcttgaaataaagaaagttcTTACCTTAATGTTTTGTAGACGGGTACGGCAATCTGTGGTGGGATATTAATGAAGCGTTCATTAATGAGGAATCCAATGGCATGTTGTCCTTCCATCACCTCCGTGAACTCTTCTCTTGTTTCTTTTGATCCTGACTCTTTACAATTATCTAACAGAAACTTTTTTAGCTCCCTAACAGCATCATTATCCTTTGTAAGAGCGAAGAGAGGAAACAAAACAACGTAAGTTGTAGTCAAAACAAAGTTAGATAGGGTCAATAACACATCATGCTCTTTGCTCTCACTTGATGCTTTTTCAAATTAACTACTGTTGTAACACCATACACATATTCTTCTGATTCATGAGTTTCCTCGTCATGATCTTTACTTTCACCATTGCTTTCTTGATCTTCATCATTGACAACCTTTCAAATCAAAGTAACATTATAGATCACAAAAAATCATGATTTGAACATCATTCTAATAATATTACAGTTTCATTGAAAATTATTATTGACATACCTTTATAACTGTAGAAACTTCTGGTTGGGAAATGATCAGATCGCAAAGCTTTGAAAGATTAACAGCACTCTTttgaaataactgaaaaaagaaatgtaaacaaaccatAATCATTAGATTATGAATAATAAACATAGAACAATGTCTGCAAAGAGGTGAGGCTTCAGGGGTCATGGTCAACCATCCTTGAGAAAGACTAATATTAACCAGTCACCCGTGTCTCAGATTAAGTAAATTTCTCATACCCTTAGCCTTGCTTTGTACGTAGCTTGCATTTTTCATCCAAACCACAAGCTATATTTTACAGTACAGTTAATGGtcataaaaaaaagttcatcCCACCTGTTGCAAAAGACATCGTATCCCATTGAAATCTTCTTCTGTTGGAGGAAAGGCttcaaattcaacaggaatctCCTATCAAATGACCAAGAAACAGTACATATCATACAATcacgtgtttttttgttttttgagagGTTGCAAGTGTACACAAAAGCTGATGATTAAAACAAGAATAAAGGCCAACCATATTCTCGTCAAAGCTTTCATCTGATGTATCTGCATCATCTTCTGAGTATGAATCTTCATCAGAATCTTCATTACTGCTGTcttgtcttcttttttctcctttcttcaAATCGTTATCTTCGTCCGACTCCGAGTCGGCCATCTTGAATTAACGATTTCACGGTTGATACTGTATGTAAGCTCACCCTCGACCCATTTCGCCCCAGTCCCGTTGAAGCCGAGGAAGCACTGGGGATGAAATGGGTTCGCTTGGcgaaacaaaacacaaaatggCCGATGATTGAAGAAAACGCGAAGGCAATTTTCCCGCTCTTTAAACTTGTCATGTTTGTAAATGCATATTCAGGAGAATTCATCCAAGATGACTACTAACACTATGTCAGAGAACTCGCTGCTTAGGCAGGCAAGAGGTACAACTTGTCAATGATGAAAAAGTGGCTGAAGTTCATATTTTGTTCTCTTGTAGGCTAGTCTGCTAAATCTTTGTCGAAATACCTAAAATGTCTGTGACTTTTGCcttgtagtttttttaagtgaTGATGACTATATGAATTTACACTGGCCAAAGCTGGAAAGTgcaattttgttaattttgcaACAGAGTCCTGGGCAATTTATACCTATTTCCTATGAAGAAATGTACAggtattttataattttgttaatgttTATATGCAACTGAATTAATTACAGACCTGCCAACCCTTtataaaggaaaatcttgagACTCATAAAAGGTAGTgagattatatatttttttcccaatCAATAGTTAGTGATCGCAGAGGGGGATTTGGCTGGGCTGGTAGGGCCATAGCCCTACCACTTTTATTTCCTATGGACTCCTGTTTTCTAGCACTCCAGTTGACATGCTTGTCCGAACAATTGCAACCTGATGTGGGTGCAAGGATGATAAGACGTGAGGCCCAAATGGAGCGATTTGACTTATTCTTTGCTTTGCATCTTGGAGAGCGGTTATATTCCCACACTGATAATCTATCTAAGGATCTTCAGGGTACTAAGATGGCTGCTGTCAGTGGACAACACCTGACAAATGCAACAAAGGAGATGTTCACAAAAATTCACACTGGTCAGAGCTTTGACCATTTCCTGCTAATGTTGCCCGCaagagtgaaggcttgcttagTGAACCAATGCTTCCAAGAAAGTGATGCACTCTGGCCAGACTGGAGGTTGGTGCTAGTGCACCAAGCTACCCCCAAACTGTCAAAGATCACCTAAGAAGGATCTATTATGAGACTTTTGATCTTATCGTCAAGGCTATCAATCAGCGAAAGCTTCAGCTCCCACACACAGATGGAGACCTTCTTGGTTAAAGCTGCTAATGGTGATGACTATGAGGCAGAGTTCAAGTTTCTTGAAGTATCATACAGCAAAGATGTTGATGCAGGGGCGCTACCTAGGCATGTACGTATTTTGGAAGTTATGTTAAAGTGAGgagaagatatcatgttttgacTAAATCCTGTTGGTGGTGTGAAAGTTTCCAGAACTAGTAGAGAAGCTAAATCAGGAATTCCAAACTATCTGTAAACTGCTTGCTGTAAACCCTGCTACCAGCACTGCTGGTGAGCGTTCATTCCCATCTGTGCGGCATCTGAAGATGTGGCTTTGATCCAGGATGGGTGATGAAAGGTTTAGCAACCTAGCAGTGTTGAATGGTCACAAGCGGAGAAAAGACAGTATCTTTATAGCCGACATCGCACAGGAGTTTGTTTCCCGCAATGAGGACCGCAAGAGAAACTTTGGCATTGTGGACAACTTCAAAAAGTAGCAATCTTAGGAAGGTTTATTTAAGATATTGGCTATATTGGATACTATAACCTGTGACAACGTTTATATTACATTTGTTGAGGTTGTAAATAAGATGGTGGGCAAATGCATTATAAATGGCGGAACAATGAGCTGAATGTTTCTCTGTATTAGCCAGATTTGTCTCTGCAATCCCTGATATTAAACAAACCATTTTCCATTGATGGCGTTAACTGTATACTGTATTTAAATATTATTTCGCTTTATTTGTGTTCCCTCTTTTAACAAGATGCCGCTTTTTCTTTCATGGCTCTAAGACCCCATGAAGAGGTCATCACTAGGACAAAACTTATAAAGCAAGGGGTCATCTCATTTCTTCTGTATAAACCAACCTTATGGCCAAATTCCGTGACTTCTTGATCAATGGCTTAACAAACTAGAAATACACGTATATATTGAAACTAACTGTGTTGTGTCTGAAGGAACGAGGTATATACACGTGTAGTGCTTGTTAGCGAAACAACTTAAGATGTTAGCAACGTTAACAAAACAACCGGTGACCATTAGGGGGTTAAGAGGTGACTCCTAGGATTGACACAGAGGCCCCATCTATTCacagaaaaaaagttgtttttcagtGAAACCAAAAATcctttgtatttcattttattttggttGCCAacacttttttgtctttgtttgatTGGTGAAAAATGCGGGAAAGTAAAAGGGATCATCATCATTGCTTTCTTTCCTGGTCGCTCAAAATGCTTTGAAATAGACGGAGGTCCCTGTACTCCCCCAATAAAAGGGATGTAGCTCCCTTCCCATACCTACTTCTATACACAATTTTGCGATGTGAAAGACCTGCTTTTGATCTAAACAGTTGCTGAAAACCCTGGACTCTCTTCACTAATATGTAAGAGAtttgtttgtgtgtttcaaaAAGTAGATGTTGTGCAAAATTGCTACAATTTAAAAGAATATGTATAAATATTTGTGTAAACAGCAAAACCAGATCTAAAAGAATCAAGAACTTAAAGGTTTACCtgttgaaaacacttttcttctttctcctcTCTTTTCAATATTATGCTTCCCTTttctttctaactttttttaGCACTGTTTATAAATGTGTGTGCCAGCAATATGCCGACAGGATGTACAGCAACCTTACTGAACTTGTAGCTACCTATCTTAGAGGTGTTTCTATGGAGCTTCAGGTGAGTAAAGTTGGAAAATATTAAAGCATTGATATTGTCCCTTGGTCTAATAGTAAGCCTAAATGTTCAGACTGAGATGGACTTTGGGAAAGTTTGGAGTAAATTCCAATAGTACTACCACTTTTATTGGGGAGAATAAGTGACCCATGCAGAGAACCAGGTGATTCATCCCGTAATTAGGAGACTTAAAAACCCCaaaagtcccaagagtgaccaacatcaattttctcataACATTATCAGTATATAATCAATTAGGAAGGTTACgcgaattaataaaataaatgatcaCTTAAGGAATTCGAAatatgccttgatcttttaacaaattctctcaaccaattTTTCAAGTGTGGAGAATTGGTATGttgatcttggggcttaaacgGGGATCTAGGATTGCTGATATGACAGCTGTGTGTGTcatttaaaagcattttttccaTACGTTAATGGTAATTTTCAACAAGATCACATCCTAAAAAGGTCTTTTAGTTTCACTTGTTACCTTTGCATCATTTCttctttgttgctttttttcagGTAACCCCTAAAGAAGCATATCTAGAAAAGTTTCATTTTGTGATGGAACAGTTTTTTCAAGCTGTCAGTGGCATAGTTGCCATCTTCAGTTACATGGTAAGATTTTTACTACTTCTTCACCAAGCGCCAACTGAGTGTACAACATACCTTAACCTTGAGACTGAGTATACATACATAGATTACTTAAAATTAGTTTGGTTCAAGACATGGGAAAATTTTGAAGGTACAGTTGGGTAAAAAGCCAGCTTGACTAAAACGAGAGCCTGCTTAGCTTTTCCTTAGCTACATCCTTGCAGCTCTCCCTTGCAAACAAGACAATTTTGGTTTTTAGTGTAGATTTTGAATTTCACCCTTGtcaagatatattttttttgctttgaagaCATCTTTGTGTATTTTACTGACATTATTTTAAAGATCCAATAAGTGTCCTGCCTTTACACCTTAGAACCGTTTCTACGTCACAACAAAGCTTCAAACTGATTTGAAGACTGAATTGGGAAAACTCTTCACAAATCTTGTTGCTGACaatgattttcttttcagtaagtaCATTCAAGCTATTAAATATCATAATTATCATATACATTGATTTGCTTCTAAGGATTTTGAAGAAGTAAAATAGGTTAAGCTTGagcttttatttcaatttttttccttcccATTCTTTTCGTATCCTaatactttttttcttgttttatggAGGTTTACCAGACTCTgtcataaaaaaatttttaaacaaaa
This window encodes:
- the LOC140933730 gene encoding BRCA2 and CDKN1A-interacting protein-like isoform X2, with product MADSESDEDNDLKKGEKRRQDSSNEDSDEDSYSEDDADTSDESFDENMEIPVEFEAFPPTEEDFNGIRCLLQQLFQKSAVNLSKLCDLIISQPEVSTVIKDNDAVRELKKFLLDNCKESGSKETREEFTEVMEGQHAIGFLINERFINIPPQIAVPVYKTLRSELKKVHKKGQDTPLSYFIILCKTYKDIETKTNKKGKKAKKPKVQETTKSLDFINVEDEMFLKASQLSFSFEASTSSDETLVGGKWTSDDSELKPYRTVLVLSTDKFDEALEGIHTMLTQ
- the LOC140933730 gene encoding BRCA2 and CDKN1A-interacting protein-like isoform X1, giving the protein MADSESDEDNDLKKGEKRRQDSSNEDSDEDSYSEDDADTSDESFDENMEIPVEFEAFPPTEEDFNGIRCLLQQLFQKSAVNLSKLCDLIISQPEVSTVIKVVNDEDQESNGESKDHDEETHESEEYVYGVTTVVNLKKHQDNDAVRELKKFLLDNCKESGSKETREEFTEVMEGQHAIGFLINERFINIPPQIAVPVYKTLRSELKKVHKKGQDTPLSYFIILCKTYKDIETKTNKKGKKAKKPKVQETTKSLDFINVEDEMFLKASQLSFSFEASTSSDETLVGGKWTSDDSELKPYRTVLVLSTDKFDEALEGIHTMLTQ
- the LOC140933735 gene encoding CDK2-associated and cullin domain-containing protein 1-like, with the protein product MHIQENSSKMTTNTMSENSLLRQARVFLSDDDYMNLHWPKLESAILLILQQSPGQFIPISYEEMYSTVYKCVCQQYADRMYSNLTELVATYLRGVSMELQVTPKEAYLEKFHFVMEQFFQAVSGIVAIFSYMNRFYVTTKLQTDLKTELGKLFTNLVADNDFLFTVIEEVSSKPFGADPQVMMSIVKGLYSLKPEFSSRNPVLFARFIPNVLPPTQCEQLPSLIQEDRMLQEDLVTSQGFSRDDTGKKRRGDDFHGR